The sequence below is a genomic window from Parcubacteria group bacterium.
GGAGATTATCTTCCCGGACTTTGAATACATACTTAATGCTTTTTTAAAAAATGAAGACGGAAGAAGATGGAGTTGGTGGTGGCGGGTAATCTTTGGCTCTCAAGAGAACGACGAATACCGTGATATTTGCAAAAACAGTTTTACTTATAAAAAATTATTGGCCGAGTTATTTAAGAAAGGGATGATAAACTTTAAAAAACAGCGATTAGAAGAACAACCGGGCTATATCCATTTAACTTGTCATAAACAGCCAGTTGACTATAAGATGCCGCATTCCCTAAGAGTTTTAATCGGAGTGCCAATTCATATAAATTATCCTATAGAAAAATGCTTGGGATATATCTCTAAATTGAAATACCGGGCAGACCTTTTAATGGTAGATACTTCCTCTGGCCTTGGCTATCTGGAGAAAGTGAATGGGTACTGCGCTAAATACGGGATAAAGAATTATAAGATAGAACATTTGGAAATTAATCAAGAACAAGGAGAGGATGAAAGAATCGGCCGCTCAAGGGAGATAATCCGGCAATATGTTCTTTCCCATAATTACGACGCATGGTTTTCCGTTGAATATGACAACATCCTGCCGGCTAATGCCTTGGACAAACTGGTCGGGTTGATGGAAGAAGGCAATTTTATGATGGTATTCGTCCCCGC
It includes:
- a CDS encoding methyltransferase domain-containing protein, which gives rise to MNKIITNQEKNAPISNGVKLNLGCGKEHKEGYINIDIQEPCDLRHDLRTPWPFDDGSVDEIFTEDTVRIFSLKEWEKVKKEMARVLKPGGKLEIIFPDFEYILNAFLKNEDGRRWSWWWRVIFGSQENDEYRDICKNSFTYKKLLAELFKKGMINFKKQRLEEQPGYIHLTCHKQPVDYKMPHSLRVLIGVPIHINYPIEKCLGYISKLKYRADLLMVDTSSGLGYLEKVNGYCAKYGIKNYKIEHLEINQEQGEDERIGRSREIIRQYVLSHNYDAWFSVEYDNILPANALDKLVGLMEEGNFMMVFVPALANKILCEPTTNFGCALIRRECFEKHGFLSEYDAIKCWHGVEVFFKKRFIKSRNYSDDIYEMV